In the Cryptococcus neoformans var. neoformans JEC21 chromosome 1, complete sequence genome, one interval contains:
- a CDS encoding expressed protein produces MDIPKGGESSNSGLSQSRSNQSVFEEFESYPFNNDPEFRAGLPTVISAIRGKKLHPSSIDEMLSRAQWFYFTRKKNISLPWESYARHSQMYQCGANTNSSGSSIAQLDTLAEARRMLTAKGETGQQGMSFEMLVRLIKEGKADHVETTPVPDELNEGIPSQPIMTKRPKPWERPSVQAGDPGDMMPPPPVVSDTGISTSSTSKSITPSIVTNSSSTTNTEGLYHSYGQMSEEDMALIFGDM; encoded by the exons ATGGATATCCCAAAAGGGGGTGAGTCTAGCAATAGCGGTCTCTCGCAATCAAGATCGAATCAGTCGGTGTTCGAAGAGTTCGAGAGTTATCCATTCAATAATGACCCAGAGTTTAGG GCTGGACTTCCTACAGTTATTTCTGCAATCAGAGGTAAAAAACTTCATCCTTCAAGCATAGACGAGATGCTGTCTAGAGCACAATGGTTCTATTTCACCCG CAAAAAGAACATCAGTCTCCCTTGGGAATCATATGCTCGCCATTCTCAGATGTACCAATGCGGCGCGAACACAAATAGCTCAGGCAGTTCAATAGCACAGCTCGACACTTTGGCAGAAGCTAGGCGCATGCTGACGGCCAAAGGTGAAACCGGCCAACAAGGCATGAGCTTTGAGATGTTAGTTAGGTTGatcaaggaaggaaaagcgGATCATGTGGAGACCACGCCTGTGCCAGACGAACTAAAC GAAGGAATACCATCACAGCCCATAATGACCAAAAGACCAAAACCATGGGAGCGGCCCTCCGTACAGGCCGGGGATCCTGGCGATATGatgcctcctcctccagtgGTTTCTGACACCGGCATTTCTACATCCTCGACATCGAAATCCATCACACCTTCCATCGTTACAAATAGCTCCAGTACCACCAATACAGAGGGACTATACCATAGTTATGGCCAAATGAGCGAGGAGGATATGGCTCTAATTTTTGGGGATATGTAA